A single Clostridium taeniosporum DNA region contains:
- a CDS encoding YgaP family membrane protein — MKCNVGRTEQIIRIVIGISIVLIGLYFRNWWGIIGLVPIITGSIRYCPISNILRISTCDIKEKQ; from the coding sequence GAAATGTAATGTTGGCAGAACCGAGCAAATTATTAGAATTGTAATCGGCATATCAATCGTTCTTATAGGTTTATATTTCAGAAACTGGTGGGGTATTATTGGCCTAGTACCGATAATAACAGGTTCGATTCGTTATTGCCCTATTAGTAACATCTTAAGGATTTCGACTTGCGATATTAAAGAAAAGCAATAG
- a CDS encoding GNAT family N-acetyltransferase — translation MALDYNCQLSDFEKEKNTIVEKNMMDGRRIYGNDGCFLKILCFGGRAIISTAPRIIPWCKEKLLNRNAAWLFEYPKLRLIDKKLQEFGHEIADIHHYYLPNPNVMCIEPITNVKWYEYEDILQFNNDDRFREALGFDENNPDVLAVAAYDGDNIMGMAGASSDSKTMWQIGIDVLPEYRGRGIGTNLVTLLKNEIFKRGKIPFYGTVESHFHSQNIAINAGFFPAWAELYSKTKSNI, via the coding sequence TTGGCACTGGACTATAATTGTCAACTGTCTGATTTTGAAAAAGAAAAAAATACAATAGTTGAAAAAAATATGATGGATGGCAGACGCATTTATGGTAATGATGGCTGCTTTTTAAAAATACTTTGTTTTGGTGGCAGAGCAATTATAAGCACAGCACCAAGAATTATACCTTGGTGTAAAGAAAAACTGTTGAATCGAAATGCTGCGTGGCTTTTTGAATATCCTAAATTACGATTAATCGATAAGAAATTGCAAGAATTTGGACATGAAATAGCAGATATACATCACTACTATCTACCAAATCCAAATGTGATGTGTATAGAGCCTATTACAAATGTAAAATGGTATGAGTATGAAGATATTTTACAATTTAATAATGATGATAGATTTAGAGAAGCTCTTGGTTTTGATGAAAATAATCCAGATGTGCTTGCAGTTGCGGCTTATGATGGAGATAACATAATGGGTATGGCAGGAGCAAGTTCAGATAGTAAAACCATGTGGCAAATAGGCATAGATGTTTTGCCTGAGTATCGTGGTAGAGGTATAGGAACAAACTTAGTTACGCTTTTAAAGAATGAGATTTTTAAACGAGGCAAGATACCATTTTATGGAACAGTAGAATCCCATTTTCATTCACAAAATATAGCTATTAATGCAGGATTTTTTCCAGCATGGGCAGAACTTTATTCAAAAACTAAATCTAATATTTAA
- a CDS encoding DUF4097 family beta strand repeat-containing protein translates to MKKVLILAIVGIVLISSIGCNINSKTKNTISNQENETLNKNKVIDEKINLDNATDIDIEICAAKVSIKNYDGEEVKVTGELSEKSKDLDINKNGNKIQIIEKRDKLKGLDMDAESNGSKFDILVPSKFNGNFVFEQGAGTVDIEGIKVKNIDISGGSVKSKCEDIKFDKLNLDSGAGNFDLNLKEKCGDIKIKGGVGKLNLKMAEVGGNLKYEGGVGDIDITIPVNSPVKLLAEKGLGHCNIDAKTSGEETYTFDLEVGVGLINVRN, encoded by the coding sequence ATGAAGAAAGTATTAATTTTAGCTATTGTAGGAATAGTATTAATTTCATCTATAGGATGTAATATTAATTCTAAAACTAAAAACACTATCTCTAATCAAGAAAATGAAACTTTAAATAAAAATAAAGTTATAGATGAAAAAATAAATCTTGATAATGCAACTGATATTGATATAGAAATCTGTGCAGCAAAGGTATCTATTAAGAATTATGATGGGGAAGAAGTGAAAGTAACAGGTGAACTTTCTGAAAAAAGTAAAGATCTTGATATAAATAAAAATGGTAATAAAATTCAAATAATTGAAAAAAGAGATAAGTTAAAAGGACTTGATATGGATGCTGAAAGTAATGGATCTAAATTTGATATTTTAGTTCCTTCAAAGTTTAACGGAAATTTTGTATTTGAGCAGGGGGCAGGAACAGTAGATATAGAAGGAATAAAAGTTAAAAATATTGATATTAGTGGTGGTTCAGTAAAATCAAAATGTGAAGATATTAAATTTGATAAGTTAAATTTAGATTCAGGAGCTGGAAATTTTGATTTAAATTTAAAGGAAAAGTGTGGAGATATTAAAATTAAAGGAGGCGTGGGAAAATTAAATCTTAAAATGGCAGAAGTAGGAGGAAATCTTAAATATGAAGGAGGAGTAGGTGATATTGATATTACAATACCTGTAAATTCTCCAGTTAAGTTATTAGCAGAAAAAGGCCTTGGACATTGTAATATTGATGCAAAAACATCAGGTGAGGAAACTTATACTTTTGATTTAGAGGTTGGAGTTGGATTAATAAATGTACGAAATTAG